From one Amycolatopsis sp. FDAARGOS 1241 genomic stretch:
- a CDS encoding potassium/proton antiporter: protein MDQLPVVLGVGGVVLLASVLAVRVSTRLGLPSLLLYLGIGVALGESGIGIRFDNSSLTQALGLAALVMILTEGGLTTRWAAVKPALGPGILLSTVGVIVSIVVTGTALHWLLGLDWRIGLLWGAVLASTDAAAVFSVLRTVVVRPKLAGALELESGLNDAPAYIAVVALASVATLDWTLPLLVVYELAAGLALGLLFGWLGAMALRRAALPATGLYPLATVAVCILAYSCGQLAHASGLMATYVAGLVLGNSRLPHRSDTLSFAEGLGWLAQIGLFVLLGLYASPGRILEALVPGLVAGAVVLLLARPLSVVLSLLPFRLPWREQTFLSWAGLRGAVPIVLALIPLSQGVPGAERLVDAVFVLVIVLTLLQGATLGPFARLLGLAKPSEAHEIEVDAAPLDELGAELLQVRIQKGSKLHGVYVSELRLPAGATVSLVVRGGLGFTPQKTSRLQEDDQLLVVTTAGVREATERRIRAVDRAGRLARWRGELGR, encoded by the coding sequence ATGGACCAGCTTCCGGTGGTGCTCGGCGTGGGCGGTGTCGTGCTGCTCGCGTCGGTGCTCGCCGTGCGCGTGTCGACCCGCCTCGGCCTCCCGTCGCTGCTGCTGTACCTCGGCATCGGCGTGGCGCTCGGCGAATCGGGCATCGGGATCCGCTTCGACAACTCGAGCCTGACGCAGGCGCTCGGGCTCGCCGCGCTCGTCATGATCCTCACCGAAGGCGGGCTCACCACGCGCTGGGCCGCCGTGAAACCCGCGCTGGGCCCCGGAATCCTGCTGTCCACAGTGGGCGTGATCGTGAGCATCGTGGTCACCGGCACGGCGCTGCATTGGCTGCTCGGCCTCGATTGGCGGATCGGACTGCTGTGGGGCGCCGTGCTCGCGTCGACCGACGCGGCGGCGGTGTTCTCGGTGTTGCGCACGGTCGTGGTGCGGCCGAAGCTCGCCGGTGCACTGGAGCTGGAGTCCGGGCTCAACGACGCGCCCGCGTACATCGCGGTGGTCGCACTCGCGTCGGTCGCCACATTGGACTGGACCCTGCCGCTGTTGGTCGTTTACGAACTCGCCGCGGGCCTCGCACTGGGTTTGCTGTTCGGGTGGCTGGGCGCGATGGCGCTGCGCCGGGCGGCGTTGCCGGCCACGGGGCTGTACCCGCTCGCGACGGTGGCCGTGTGCATCCTCGCGTACTCCTGCGGCCAGCTGGCGCACGCGTCCGGCCTGATGGCCACCTACGTCGCCGGGCTGGTGCTGGGCAACTCGCGGCTGCCGCACCGCTCCGACACGCTCTCGTTCGCCGAGGGGCTCGGCTGGCTCGCGCAGATCGGGCTCTTCGTGCTGCTCGGGCTCTACGCGTCGCCCGGCCGGATCCTCGAGGCGCTCGTCCCCGGGCTCGTCGCGGGCGCGGTGGTGCTGCTGCTCGCCCGCCCGCTGTCCGTGGTCCTCTCACTGCTGCCGTTCCGGCTGCCGTGGCGGGAGCAGACGTTCCTGTCGTGGGCCGGGCTGCGCGGGGCGGTGCCGATCGTGCTGGCGCTGATCCCGCTGTCGCAAGGCGTGCCGGGGGCGGAGCGGCTGGTCGACGCCGTGTTCGTGCTGGTCATCGTGCTGACGCTGCTGCAAGGTGCCACGCTCGGGCCGTTCGCGCGGCTGCTGGGTCTTGCGAAGCCCTCCGAAGCGCACGAGATCGAGGTCGACGCCGCGCCACTGGACGAGCTCGGCGCCGAGCTGCTGCAGGTGCGCATCCAGAAGGGTTCGAAGCTGCACGGCGTCTACGTGTCCGAGCTCCGCTTGCCCGCCGGCGCGACGGTGAGCCTCGTGGTCCGCGGCGGCCTCGGGTTCACGCCGCAGAAGACCAGCCGCCTGCAGGAGGACGACCAGCTGCTCGTGGTGACCACGGCCGGGGTGCGCGAAGCGACCGAGCGGCGGATCCGCGCCGTCGACCGGGCCGGGCGCCTCGCGCGCTGGCGCGGTGAGCTGGGGCGGTGA
- a CDS encoding PLP-dependent aminotransferase family protein produces the protein MPTRQTVAMPAMVAQPGPQPMGRFRRSGPNWQVEVVHVHRVAAAELARLLGAWRGCGPTLPAALATTLAELVDSAVLPEAAVLPAQRPLARALGVARGTVTTAYEQLAAGGRLTAEPGSGSRVRRRQPGGPGVAGGRLVSFTGAEPAPADLSSGALPGTGLTAGALAALGPADLEPYLGTDGYFPAGIPRLRAMIARLLTDDGVPTTPEQVLVTAGAQQAVWLVAHTLVTPGDLVVVEEPSYRGALEAFAGAGTRLRGIRWTADGIDHGHLRAALRRSPALLYCQPSVHNPTGERMPAAARAELAKLVTAAGLRTVEDRSSADLVFSGPVPAPGLAAHVPPELLVSIGTASKLFWGGLRIGWLRADAPTITRLTEARKAIDLGCSVVDQLVAAGLLRKITQARAARRTLLTDRLGSTVDVLGRLFPRWRWTRPAGGTGLWADTGEDAVRLAQRALAAGVKLAPGPAFSAYDGFRTHLRLPLWHPPEKLEPVLAALR, from the coding sequence GTGCCGACGAGGCAGACCGTGGCCATGCCGGCCATGGTGGCCCAGCCGGGCCCGCAACCGATGGGCCGCTTCCGCCGAAGTGGTCCAAACTGGCAGGTGGAGGTGGTCCACGTGCACCGGGTCGCGGCGGCGGAACTGGCCCGGCTGCTCGGCGCGTGGCGCGGCTGCGGCCCGACGCTGCCGGCCGCGCTCGCCACCACGCTGGCCGAGCTGGTCGACTCCGCCGTGCTGCCGGAAGCCGCAGTGCTGCCCGCGCAACGGCCGCTCGCCCGTGCGCTCGGCGTGGCGCGCGGCACCGTGACCACGGCGTACGAGCAGCTCGCCGCGGGCGGTCGGCTCACGGCCGAGCCCGGCTCGGGCTCGCGCGTCCGGCGCCGGCAGCCCGGTGGCCCGGGCGTGGCGGGCGGGCGGCTGGTGTCGTTCACCGGCGCCGAACCCGCCCCGGCGGACCTGTCCAGCGGGGCCCTCCCCGGGACCGGTCTGACGGCCGGCGCACTCGCCGCGCTCGGCCCCGCCGACCTCGAGCCCTACCTCGGCACCGACGGCTACTTCCCCGCCGGCATCCCGCGGCTGCGCGCCATGATCGCGCGGCTGCTCACCGACGACGGCGTGCCCACCACCCCGGAGCAGGTCCTCGTGACCGCCGGCGCCCAGCAGGCCGTCTGGCTCGTAGCGCACACACTGGTCACGCCCGGCGACCTCGTCGTGGTCGAAGAGCCGAGCTACCGGGGTGCGCTCGAGGCGTTCGCGGGCGCCGGCACGCGCCTGCGGGGCATCCGCTGGACGGCGGACGGGATCGACCACGGCCACCTGCGGGCGGCACTGCGCCGCTCCCCCGCGCTGCTCTACTGCCAGCCGTCGGTGCACAACCCGACCGGCGAGCGGATGCCCGCCGCCGCCAGGGCCGAGCTCGCGAAGCTGGTGACCGCCGCCGGGCTGCGCACGGTCGAGGACCGCAGCAGCGCCGACCTGGTGTTCAGCGGCCCGGTTCCGGCGCCGGGGCTGGCCGCGCACGTGCCACCGGAGCTGCTGGTGAGCATCGGCACCGCGTCGAAGCTGTTCTGGGGCGGGCTGCGCATCGGCTGGCTTCGCGCGGACGCGCCGACGATCACGCGGCTCACCGAGGCGCGCAAGGCGATCGACCTCGGCTGCTCGGTCGTCGACCAGCTCGTCGCGGCGGGGCTGCTGCGCAAGATCACGCAAGCCCGGGCAGCACGCCGCACACTGCTCACGGATCGACTGGGGTCCACTGTGGACGTACTCGGCCGGCTGTTCCCGCGCTGGCGCTGGACGCGGCCGGCCGGGGGCACCGGGCTGTGGGCCGACACCGGCGAGGACGCCGTGCGACTGGCGCAGCGCGCCCTCGCCGCGGGCGTGAAACTGGCGCCCGGGCCCGCGTTCTCCGCCTACGACGGCTTCCGGACCCACCTGCGGCTACCGCTGTGGCACCCGCCGGAGAAGCTCGAACCTGTCCTCGCCGCCCTGCGGTGA
- a CDS encoding Tm-1-like ATP-binding domain-containing protein: protein MATVCLVGTLDTKRAEYDWLRTRLEVDGVHTLLVDAGSSGSEGADVPAEEVARAAGAKLESLRGDRGRAVETMARGAAVVVRRLFDEGRVDGVLAVGGSGGSSIAAAVMRELPVGVPKLLVSTMASGDVRPYVGETDVTLMYSVVDIAGLNAVSTTVFGNAVAAIAAMARRRDEGVPVPERPVVAVTMFGVTTPAADEARAELAGLGYEVLVFHATGSGGRAMEKLVTDGLVAGVLDLTTTELADELVGGVLSAGPHRLEAAGRAGVPQVVSVGALDMVNFGPADTVPERFAERNLLVHNPTVTLMRTTPEETAQLGTLLGRKLRAARGPVSVLLPLGGVSAVDVPGGPFHDPAADAALFTGLTEELAGSAVSVQRREEAINDPGFGAAAARELHRLIGERKS, encoded by the coding sequence ATGGCCACGGTCTGCCTCGTCGGCACCCTCGACACGAAACGCGCCGAATACGACTGGCTCCGCACCCGGCTCGAGGTCGACGGCGTGCACACGCTGCTGGTCGACGCCGGGTCCTCGGGTTCCGAGGGTGCGGACGTGCCTGCCGAGGAGGTCGCGCGCGCCGCCGGGGCGAAACTGGAGTCGCTGCGCGGCGACCGGGGCCGGGCCGTGGAGACGATGGCGCGTGGCGCGGCGGTGGTCGTGCGGCGGCTGTTCGACGAGGGGCGGGTCGACGGCGTGCTCGCGGTCGGCGGCTCCGGTGGCTCGTCGATCGCCGCGGCGGTGATGCGGGAGCTGCCGGTGGGCGTGCCGAAGCTGCTCGTGTCGACGATGGCGTCCGGCGACGTGCGCCCGTACGTGGGTGAAACCGACGTGACGCTGATGTACTCCGTGGTCGACATCGCGGGTCTCAACGCCGTGTCGACGACAGTGTTCGGCAACGCGGTGGCCGCGATCGCCGCCATGGCGCGCCGCCGCGACGAAGGCGTTCCGGTGCCGGAGCGGCCGGTGGTCGCGGTGACGATGTTCGGCGTCACCACCCCCGCGGCCGACGAAGCCCGCGCCGAGCTGGCGGGGCTGGGTTATGAGGTGCTCGTGTTCCACGCGACCGGCTCCGGCGGGCGGGCGATGGAGAAGCTCGTGACCGACGGCCTCGTCGCCGGTGTGCTCGACCTGACCACCACGGAGCTGGCCGACGAGCTCGTCGGCGGCGTGCTGTCCGCCGGCCCGCACCGACTCGAGGCCGCAGGGCGCGCGGGCGTTCCGCAAGTGGTCAGCGTGGGGGCGCTCGACATGGTCAACTTCGGGCCGGCCGACACCGTCCCGGAGCGGTTCGCTGAGCGGAACCTGTTGGTGCACAACCCGACTGTCACGCTCATGCGCACGACGCCCGAGGAGACCGCGCAGCTGGGCACGCTGCTCGGGCGCAAACTCCGGGCCGCTCGCGGACCGGTGTCGGTGCTCCTGCCTCTCGGCGGAGTGTCCGCAGTGGACGTTCCCGGCGGGCCGTTCCACGACCCGGCCGCCGACGCCGCGCTGTTCACCGGCCTGACCGAAGAGCTCGCCGGGTCCGCGGTTTCCGTGCAGCGGCGCGAAGAGGCCATCAACGACCCCGGGTTCGGGGCGGCCGCAGCGCGCGAGCTGCACCGGCTCATCGGCGAGAGGAAGTCCTGA
- a CDS encoding phosphoenolpyruvate hydrolase family protein, translated as MDRAEALARLTAAVAGGRPVIGGGAGTGLSAKAAEAGGIDLLIIYNSGRYRMAGRGSLAGLLAYGDANGIVVDMAREVLPVVRDTPVLAGVNGTDPFRLMGPFLHELKRLGFAGVQNFPTVGLIDGVFRQNLEETGMGYGLEVDLVALARERDLLTAPYVFDPGQAEDMTRAGADVLVPHLGLTTSGTIGARTAVSLDEAAARVQEMHDAAKRVNPDVLVLCHGGPIAEPADAQYVLDHTDGVVGFFGASSIERLPTERAIREQTEAFRAVRR; from the coding sequence GTGGACCGCGCGGAGGCGCTGGCCCGGCTCACCGCCGCGGTGGCCGGAGGACGACCGGTGATCGGTGGCGGCGCGGGCACCGGCCTGTCCGCCAAGGCGGCCGAGGCCGGCGGCATCGATCTGCTGATCATCTACAACTCCGGGCGCTACCGCATGGCCGGGCGCGGTTCACTCGCGGGGCTGCTGGCCTACGGCGACGCCAACGGCATCGTGGTCGACATGGCGCGCGAGGTGCTCCCCGTCGTGCGGGACACGCCGGTGCTGGCCGGTGTCAACGGCACCGATCCGTTCCGGCTCATGGGCCCGTTCCTCCACGAGCTGAAGCGCCTGGGGTTCGCCGGGGTGCAGAACTTCCCTACGGTGGGCCTGATCGACGGCGTCTTCCGGCAGAACCTCGAGGAGACCGGCATGGGGTACGGCCTGGAAGTCGACCTCGTCGCGCTCGCCCGCGAACGCGACTTGCTGACCGCGCCCTACGTGTTCGACCCGGGGCAGGCCGAGGACATGACCCGCGCGGGCGCGGACGTGCTCGTGCCGCACCTCGGGCTGACCACGAGCGGCACGATCGGCGCGCGCACCGCCGTGTCGCTCGACGAGGCCGCCGCCCGCGTGCAGGAGATGCACGACGCCGCCAAGCGGGTGAATCCCGACGTGCTCGTGCTGTGCCACGGCGGCCCGATCGCCGAACCCGCGGACGCCCAGTACGTGCTCGACCACACCGACGGGGTGGTCGGCTTCTTCGGCGCTTCCTCGATCGAACGGCTCCCGACGGAGCGCGCGATCCGCGAGCAGACGGAGGCCTTCCGCGCGGTGCGGCGGTGA
- a CDS encoding aminotransferase class V-fold PLP-dependent enzyme, with protein sequence MTLALDRTAESTETVGAQGIPAVAGAALRVPLVTGDEIGYANLDHAASAPCLDAVRTAVDEFLPWYASVHRGAGFASQVSTRLYERTRDILSRFVDARGTDTVVFTRNTTDSFNLLARSLPRKTSVVVFDTEHHAALLPWRGPNVHRVSLPRTRLAAVSVVDEALAACPEGPRLVVVAGASNVTGELLPVAEIAAVARKHGARVALDAAQLAPHRRVSLRELDVDYVALSGHKLYAPFGAGALIGRGDWLRAAEPYLAGGGATKLVTEDAVVWNTGAERHEAGSPNTVGVYALGVACEQLAANWAAVGEHEAALLERLLKGLAGIPGCAELRLFDAPVDRVGTVSFVVDGFEPGWLAAVLSAEYGIGVRDGAFCAHVATKRLIGTTGREGQQAVRVSLGLGSTEEHVDRLVLALRQLVARGPRWEYAKVDGRWAPVGDPRELPPFCA encoded by the coding sequence ATGACTCTCGCCCTCGATCGCACCGCTGAATCCACCGAAACCGTTGGTGCGCAAGGGATCCCCGCGGTCGCCGGTGCCGCGCTGCGGGTGCCGCTGGTGACCGGGGACGAGATCGGGTACGCCAACCTCGACCACGCGGCGAGCGCGCCGTGTCTCGACGCGGTGCGCACGGCCGTCGACGAGTTCCTGCCGTGGTACGCCAGCGTGCACCGCGGCGCGGGGTTCGCTTCGCAGGTCTCGACGCGGCTTTACGAGCGCACGCGCGACATCCTGAGCCGGTTCGTCGACGCCCGCGGCACCGACACAGTGGTGTTCACCCGCAACACCACGGATTCCTTCAACCTGCTGGCGCGGTCGTTGCCGCGCAAGACTTCCGTCGTCGTCTTCGACACCGAGCACCACGCCGCGCTGTTGCCGTGGCGCGGTCCGAACGTGCACCGCGTGAGCCTGCCGCGCACGCGCCTCGCCGCGGTGTCCGTTGTGGACGAAGCGCTCGCGGCGTGCCCGGAGGGCCCGCGGCTCGTGGTCGTGGCCGGAGCGTCCAACGTGACCGGTGAGCTGCTGCCGGTGGCCGAGATCGCCGCCGTGGCCCGGAAGCACGGTGCCCGGGTGGCGCTGGACGCCGCGCAGCTCGCCCCGCACCGCCGTGTTTCCCTGCGGGAGCTCGACGTGGACTACGTGGCGCTCTCGGGCCACAAGTTGTACGCACCCTTCGGAGCCGGCGCGCTGATCGGCCGCGGCGACTGGCTGCGCGCGGCGGAGCCGTACCTGGCCGGCGGCGGTGCGACGAAGCTCGTGACCGAAGACGCCGTCGTGTGGAACACCGGCGCGGAGCGGCACGAGGCCGGCTCGCCCAACACCGTCGGGGTGTACGCGCTCGGCGTCGCGTGCGAGCAGCTGGCGGCGAACTGGGCCGCGGTGGGTGAGCACGAGGCGGCGCTGCTGGAGCGGCTGCTCAAGGGCCTGGCCGGCATCCCCGGCTGTGCCGAGCTGCGCCTGTTCGACGCCCCGGTGGACCGCGTGGGCACGGTGAGCTTCGTCGTCGATGGCTTCGAACCCGGCTGGCTCGCCGCGGTGCTCTCGGCCGAGTACGGCATCGGCGTGCGCGACGGCGCGTTCTGCGCCCACGTCGCCACCAAGCGCCTCATCGGCACGACCGGGCGCGAAGGGCAGCAGGCGGTGCGCGTGAGCCTCGGCCTCGGCAGCACCGAGGAGCACGTCGACCGGCTCGTGCTGGCGCTGCGCCAGCTCGTCGCGCGCGGCCCGCGCTGGGAGTACGCCAAGGTCGACGGCCGGTGGGCGCCGGTCGGCGACCCGCGCGAGCTGCCGCCCTTCTGCGCCTGA